A portion of the Bombina bombina isolate aBomBom1 chromosome 9, aBomBom1.pri, whole genome shotgun sequence genome contains these proteins:
- the LOC128640545 gene encoding trypsin-like → PIPNDKIVGGYTCGKNALPYQVSLNSGYHFCGGSLINSLWVVSAAHCYKTSIQVRLGEHNIVTSEGTEQFINSAKVIRHASYNSRTLDNDIMLIKLASAATLNSYVKAVALPSGCAAAGTSCLISGWGNTLSSGTNYPDLLQCVSAPILTTAQCTGAYPGEITNNMICVGYLEGGKDSCQGDSGGPVVCNGQLQGIVSWGYGCALRNYPGVYTKVCNYVSWIQNTIAAN, encoded by the exons cccatccctaatgataAGATCGTAGGAGGTTACACCTGCGGCAAGAATGCTCTCCCGTATCAGGTGTCTCTGAACTCCGGTTACCATTTCTGTGGTGGGTCCCTGATTAACAGCCTGTGGGTTGTGTCTGCTGCTCACTGCTACAAAAC AAGCATCCAGGTCAGACTGGGAGAGCACAACATTGTTACCAGTGAGGGCACAGAGCAGTTCATCAACTCTGCCAAGGTCATCAGACATGCCAGCTACAACTCCAGGACCCTGGACAATGACATCATGCTCATCAAGCTCGCCTCTGCCGCCACCCTGAACTCCTATGTGAAGGCTGTAGCTCTGCCCTCTGGATGTGCCGCCGCTGGCACCAGCTGTCTGATCTCTGGCTGGGGAAACACACTCAGCAGTGGCA CCAACTACCCAGATCTCCTTCAGTGCGTGAGCGCCCCTATCCTGACTACTGCCCAGTGTACCGGTGCCTACCCAGGAGAGATCACCAACAACATGATCTGCGTTGGATATCTGGAAGGTGGCAAGGATTCCTGCCAG GGTGACTCTGGCGGACCTGTGGTGTGTAACGGACAGCTGCAGGGTATTGTCTCATGGGGCTATGGCTGCGCTCTCAGGAACTACCCTGGTGTCTACACCAAAGTCTGCAACTACGTCTCCTGGATCCAGAACACCATCGCTGCCAACTAA
- the LOC128640544 gene encoding trypsin-like, protein MKFILLCVLLGVAAAFDDDDKIVGGYTCGKNALPYQVSLNSGYHFCGGSLINSLWVVSAAHCYKTSIQVRLGEHNIVTSEGTEQFINSAKVIRHASYNSRTLDNDIMLIKLASAATLNSYVKAVALPSGCAAAGTSCLISGWGNTLSSGTNYPDLLQCVSAPILTTAQCTGAYPGEITNNMICVGYLEGGKDSCQGDSGGPVVCNGQLQGIVSWGYGCALRNYPGVYTKVCNYVSWIQNTIAAN, encoded by the exons ATGAAGTTTATCctgctctgtgtgctcctgggagtaGCTG CTGCATTTGATGATGATGATAAGATTGTAGGAGGTTACACCTGTGGCAAAAATGCTCTCCCGTATCAGGTGTCTCTGAACTCCGGTTACCATTTCTGTGGTGGGTCCCTGATTAACAGCCTGTGGGTTGTGTCTGCTGCTCACTGCTACAAAAC AAGCATCCAGGTCAGACTGGGAGAGCACAACATTGTTACCAGTGAGGGCACAGAGCAGTTCATCAACTCTGCCAAGGTCATCAGACATGCCAGCTACAACTCCCGGACCCTGGACAATGACATCATGCTCATCAAGCTCGCCTCTGCCGCTACCCTGAACTCCTATGTGAAGGCTGTAGCTTTGCCCTCTGGATGTGCCGCCGCTGGCACCAGCTGTCTGATCTCTGGCTGGGGAAACACACTCAGCAGTGGCA CAAACTACCCAGATCTCCTGCAGTGCGTGAGCGCCCCCATCCTGACTACTGCCCAGTGTACCGGTGCCTACCCAGGAGAGATCACCAACAACATGATCTGCGTTGGATATCTGGAAGGTGGCAAGGATTCCTGCCAG GGTGACTCTGGCGGACCTGTGGTGTGTAACGGACAGCTGCAGGGTATTGTCTCATGGGGCTATGGCTGTGCTCTCAGGAACTATCCTGGTGTCTACACCAAGGTCTGCAACTACGTCTCCTGGATCCAGAACACCATCGCTGCCAACTAA